The genomic region CTCACGAGCCCGTGGGATGAGATCGCGCACAGCGTCGAATGCTTCGATCTCGCCATTCTTGAGCGGATTGACGTCAGCGACTGCATGACGATCCCGCGCGATCGACGCCGCAATGGGAGCCCATGCCCGCAGCCAGGGATTGGGACGGCTCTCCGGAAATTTCAGATCTTCGCCCCGTCGCTCCTCGAAGCGGACCGAATAGGCGTCATGTCCGCAATCCGGATCGCCGGTCGGGTTGTCGATCTTCATTTCATAGAAGCCCGGCGGAAGGGCTTCGATCTTCCTCAGGTTGTCAAGGATTACGCGATGCTCAAGGCCCGCGACGCTCGCGGACACGAAGATGCCGAGATGTCCGATATGGGGATTGATGAGATAGACGATGCGCCGGCCCGCCCGCTTCAGATCGTCGGTGCCGCCGTAGACGGTCGGGATCCACCCGAGCGCCTGATGGGGCGGCGTGATGTTGTCGCCGTAGGAAGCGAAGATGATGAGCGGATTGCGGATCCGGCGCAGATCAACGACGCAGTTGGGACAAATCCTGAGCTTGCCCTGCTCCAAGGTGTTGCCGATGAACAGGTTCTCGACAATCGCCAGTATCTCCTCACGGCTCAGGAAATAGAAGCCGTTCCACCAGCGCTCGAACTTGAGAAACCGCTCTCGCTCCTCGTCCAGGTGAGTAAACAGGTTGGCGTATTTTTCCCACACCTCTTTCGGCTTCAGGTTCTCGAAATTCTGCACCAGCCAGGCGCCATCGAACCGGCCGTCGCCGAGGATGAGTACGTAGTTGAAATCGAGCAGCGGCGGCTTCCCTGCCCGCTCGTGCGCGATCATGTTGTCGGCGCGCTGCCGAAGCGTGTCCCAGAACAGGATAGTTCGCTCCCAGACGTCGCGTTGATAGGCCAGGATGTCATCCGGAACCAGCGAGCTGGATGACCAGTTCCCGGGCCACACGCCGATTGCGACCGTCGGAGCAGCACCGGCGCCCAGTTCGCTGGCCCCTGCCAGCGGCTTGACCACAGGACCAAGCTGCGACCCACGTTCGCGGATGGGCTCAGGGAGAAAGGCGTGGCTCACGGCAGCCTCCATCACGGGAAGCCGGAGCCCTACCGCCCCTGCCCTTGTGTCGTCATTCCCGGCTGCATCTGATCGGCGCCCATCTGCCCGGGCTGCATGCCGGCCATCATGCCCATACCCATGTGCGGCGCGAGGAGCTCATCGGCCGTCTTCTTCTGGTCATCGGACAGAGTGCCGACCAGGTTTGTCAGGGCGGATTTGATGGCGCGGGTTCCTTCGAGGCGCGCGGCCAGCCATTTCTCCTGCACGGTGAGGCGATCAGTCAGGTGCTGCGTTGCGCCGCCCTGCATCATCGACGACCGCACCTCGCCGAGGCTCTTTGCGTTGGCCCGCAGCGCATCGGCGAAGGCATTCCACGCAGGCGACTGAGCATCGGTGATCTTGAGTTCGGTACGCAGGAAAGCGATCCGACCTTCGATCCGGTCGATGGTCGCCATGCCGGTCATACCGGCGCAGCCGGTTTCAGCGCCCGACTGCCCCATCATCCCCATCATCTGCATCATGTTCGCCATGGGCATGTCGCCGCCCATCATCATGCCCCTGCCGCCCATCATGCCTTGCGGCCCACCCATCATGCCCTGACCCATCATCCCGGGCTGGCCGGCGGGCGGCGCGGGCTGTGTGGCGGCCGGCGGCTCCTTTTGGTCGGGATGGTGAGCTTCGTGATCGGCGGGCGATTGCGCCCAAGACGAAGAGCTCACCGTTGCAAGCAGTAATGCAGCAGCCAGTGTCAGAGGTTTCATGGTCTTCCTTCCACTGATCAATTGAGCGGTTGTTATGACTGCCGATTTTCGCCGCCTATCGATTGATGCAAGTCAACCCTGGAAGCGAAACCCCGGGGCAGATTTCTATCGTCCTCGACGCGTTCAGGATGTGGAATTTCTTCACAGCGACAAGGGCCGCGGTCAGGGTAGTGCATGCTCCAAATCGGGTCGACGCAAGGTCGCGACCCGACATCTCGTCGCTCACATGTCACGATGGAGAAGCAAACATGACAACACGCAAGATCATTGCCGCTGCGACCGCCATGTCGCTCATCGCGTTGCCCGCGATTGCGCAGACCAGCTCCGACACCGAAAAGAACGGCCATCATTATCAGGGCGGACCGAAGACCGTGGTCCCTCACCATACGTGCAAGAAGGAGACGGTTGGCGTCTCGACCAAGGACTGACACGACGTCCTGCGCAAGCTATCCTCCAAGCTGCGCCATCAGCTGTCAGCAAATGCCGAAATCATCCAAAACGCGAACCGCACATCACGCAAGCGGCAAGACCTATCGCGCCGCGCTGCACGGCCTGCAGGTCGAACTCGTCAAGGTTCAGCGACACATCATCAAGCACGGCCACAGGGTCCTGGTCATTTTCGAGGGGCGGGACGCTGCCGGCAAGGACGGCACGATCAAACGCATCGTCCAGCATCTGAGTCCACGCGAGACCCGCGTCGTGGCACTCGGAAAGCCATCCGACCATGATCGTGCGTCGTGGTACTTCCAGAGATACGTACCTTATCTTCCTTCCGCGCAGGAAATGATCCTGTTCAACCGAAGCTGGTACAGCCGCGCCGGGGTCGAGCATGTGATGGGATTCTGCACCGACCAGGAGTACGAGGACTTCCTCGGTGCGGTGCTGCCCTTCGAGCATATGCTGATCGGCTCCGGAATTCAGATCATGAAATATTATCTGGACATCAGCAAAGACGAGCAAAAGACGCGACTGCGAGATCGCAAGACCGATCCGCTGAAGCAATGGAAGACGAGCCCGATCGATGCTGTCGCGCTGAAGCACTGGAAGGACTACACCGTCGCGCGTGATCGGATGCTGGCGGCGACGTCAAGCCGGGAATCGCCATGGATCGTGGTCCGCGCCGACGACAAACGGGCTGCGCGGCTCAACGTCATCCGCGACCTAGTCTCCCGCCTGGCGTGCCCCGAAACCGACAAGCATCTCGCATCGCCTGAC from Bradyrhizobium elkanii USDA 76 harbors:
- a CDS encoding Spy/CpxP family protein refolding chaperone; translated protein: MKPLTLAAALLLATVSSSSWAQSPADHEAHHPDQKEPPAATQPAPPAGQPGMMGQGMMGGPQGMMGGRGMMMGGDMPMANMMQMMGMMGQSGAETGCAGMTGMATIDRIEGRIAFLRTELKITDAQSPAWNAFADALRANAKSLGEVRSSMMQGGATQHLTDRLTVQEKWLAARLEGTRAIKSALTNLVGTLSDDQKKTADELLAPHMGMGMMAGMQPGQMGADQMQPGMTTQGQGR
- a CDS encoding DUF3141 domain-containing protein, translated to MSHAFLPEPIRERGSQLGPVVKPLAGASELGAGAAPTVAIGVWPGNWSSSSLVPDDILAYQRDVWERTILFWDTLRQRADNMIAHERAGKPPLLDFNYVLILGDGRFDGAWLVQNFENLKPKEVWEKYANLFTHLDEERERFLKFERWWNGFYFLSREEILAIVENLFIGNTLEQGKLRICPNCVVDLRRIRNPLIIFASYGDNITPPHQALGWIPTVYGGTDDLKRAGRRIVYLINPHIGHLGIFVSASVAGLEHRVILDNLRKIEALPPGFYEMKIDNPTGDPDCGHDAYSVRFEERRGEDLKFPESRPNPWLRAWAPIAASIARDRHAVADVNPLKNGEIEAFDAVRDLIPRARELRDQGYEFWFEALYGRGAAAEPAPVSPPSPTISEPACGSMR
- the ppk2 gene encoding polyphosphate kinase 2 — translated: MPKSSKTRTAHHASGKTYRAALHGLQVELVKVQRHIIKHGHRVLVIFEGRDAAGKDGTIKRIVQHLSPRETRVVALGKPSDHDRASWYFQRYVPYLPSAQEMILFNRSWYSRAGVEHVMGFCTDQEYEDFLGAVLPFEHMLIGSGIQIMKYYLDISKDEQKTRLRDRKTDPLKQWKTSPIDAVALKHWKDYTVARDRMLAATSSRESPWIVVRADDKRAARLNVIRDLVSRLACPETDKHLASPDQSIVFPHDAAHAGRQQLAR